One window of Deltaproteobacteria bacterium genomic DNA carries:
- a CDS encoding Gfo/Idh/MocA family oxidoreductase: protein MKQVFFTSGGEVAVLDVPPPVVGPKQVFIAVEHSLVSTGTELASSGGGGGIVQKVLSDPMIVVRALDYARKHGIKTTYQLATGQGESSYFPLGYSVAGRVVEVGREVSGLQVGDRVAAAGAGLACHAEFVSVPVNLVVKAPPALSSREACFGTLGAIALQGVRRCAPTLGETVLVVGLGLLGQLAVRLLVANGARVIGVDLRPDRVQRALDHGAREAFSPGDAGFVARVMELTGGAGADAAVLTAATKSSEIINQAANACRRKGRVVIVGDVGLDIARESIYAKEIDILISTSYGPGRYDPKYEFDGIDYPLPYVRWTENRNIGAFLDLVADGRVKVDDLITIEEPVAQAVEVYRRLSSGGQNEMAAVFRYPAAASAEAPGRPSGAVRLTAKAKSAKISVAMIGVGGYASAFHVPNFGGHPDVRIGAVVSNKGVVAQQVAQKLGAALAATDYREAAADAGVDGFVISTRHDTHAEIAIAALSAGKHVFVEKPVALTREDVSAVYRAATTGGAAITVGHNRRFSQHAKLLAELRAGVPGPVQMVYTVNAGALPANHWANDPVKGGGRIVGEGCHFFDLMYFLAGAAPVRVAAMGVPESTEPKLWQNVSVVVRFADGSVGNLTYTALGHGSYAKERVELYAGGSVGVLDDYQSAQVFGAKPAKSKTAVIDKGQKTQVDDWIAHLCGRPATPISTRDSMVGTWIALAAIESLMQGRAIPVDLNELDHPTPEAASP from the coding sequence ATGAAACAGGTGTTTTTCACATCGGGCGGTGAGGTGGCGGTTCTCGATGTTCCACCGCCGGTGGTCGGCCCCAAGCAGGTCTTCATCGCGGTCGAACACTCCCTCGTGAGCACGGGAACGGAGCTGGCCAGTTCGGGCGGCGGTGGCGGGATTGTTCAGAAGGTCCTCTCCGATCCGATGATCGTCGTGCGTGCGCTCGATTACGCCCGCAAACACGGCATCAAAACGACGTATCAACTCGCGACCGGGCAGGGCGAGTCGTCATATTTTCCGCTGGGCTATTCGGTGGCCGGGCGCGTGGTCGAAGTCGGCCGCGAGGTGAGCGGGCTTCAGGTCGGCGACCGGGTCGCGGCGGCGGGCGCGGGTCTCGCATGCCATGCCGAATTCGTCAGCGTACCGGTCAACCTCGTCGTCAAGGCACCGCCGGCGTTGTCGTCGCGCGAGGCGTGCTTCGGCACCCTCGGGGCCATCGCGTTGCAGGGCGTGCGTCGCTGCGCTCCGACGCTCGGCGAAACGGTGCTTGTGGTTGGGCTCGGGCTGCTGGGGCAACTCGCGGTGCGTCTGCTGGTTGCCAATGGTGCGCGCGTGATCGGTGTCGATCTGCGTCCGGATCGCGTTCAGCGGGCTCTGGACCACGGCGCGCGGGAAGCGTTTTCGCCGGGAGATGCGGGATTCGTGGCGCGTGTCATGGAACTGACCGGCGGAGCCGGCGCGGACGCCGCGGTGCTGACCGCCGCGACGAAATCGAGCGAAATCATCAACCAGGCCGCGAACGCGTGTCGTCGCAAGGGCCGCGTCGTGATCGTGGGTGACGTCGGTCTCGACATCGCGCGCGAGTCGATCTACGCGAAAGAGATCGACATCCTCATCTCCACGTCCTACGGCCCCGGCCGTTACGATCCCAAATACGAGTTCGACGGCATCGATTATCCACTGCCATACGTGCGCTGGACGGAGAACCGCAATATCGGAGCGTTTCTCGATCTCGTGGCCGACGGTCGCGTGAAGGTGGACGACCTCATCACCATCGAGGAGCCGGTCGCGCAGGCGGTCGAGGTCTATCGGCGACTGTCCTCCGGTGGGCAGAACGAGATGGCGGCGGTTTTTCGCTATCCGGCGGCGGCGAGCGCCGAGGCACCGGGTCGGCCCTCGGGCGCGGTGCGCCTGACGGCCAAGGCGAAGTCGGCGAAGATTTCCGTGGCGATGATCGGCGTCGGCGGATACGCGAGCGCGTTCCACGTTCCGAATTTCGGCGGCCATCCCGACGTGCGCATCGGAGCGGTGGTATCGAACAAGGGTGTTGTGGCGCAGCAAGTGGCGCAAAAACTCGGCGCGGCCCTCGCCGCGACGGACTATCGCGAGGCAGCGGCGGATGCGGGGGTCGACGGATTCGTGATCTCCACGCGTCACGACACGCACGCCGAAATCGCGATCGCGGCGCTGTCGGCGGGCAAGCACGTGTTCGTGGAGAAACCCGTCGCGCTGACGCGCGAAGACGTGAGTGCGGTTTATCGGGCGGCGACCACGGGCGGCGCGGCGATCACCGTCGGGCACAATCGACGTTTCAGCCAGCACGCAAAGCTGCTCGCCGAACTTCGCGCTGGAGTGCCCGGGCCGGTGCAAATGGTCTACACGGTCAACGCCGGGGCGTTGCCGGCGAATCACTGGGCAAACGATCCGGTCAAGGGCGGAGGACGCATCGTCGGCGAGGGATGCCACTTCTTCGACCTCATGTACTTCCTGGCCGGCGCCGCGCCGGTACGCGTGGCGGCGATGGGCGTGCCGGAAAGTACCGAGCCGAAGCTGTGGCAGAACGTCAGCGTCGTCGTGCGTTTCGCGGACGGCTCGGTCGGCAACTTGACCTACACGGCGCTCGGCCATGGCTCGTACGCCAAGGAGCGCGTGGAACTCTACGCCGGGGGATCGGTCGGCGTGCTCGACGATTACCAGTCGGCGCAGGTCTTCGGCGCGAAGCCCGCGAAGTCGAAAACCGCCGTCATCGACAAGGGACAAAAGACGCAGGTGGACGACTGGATCGCGCACCTGTGCGGACGGCCCGCAACGCCGATTTCCACGCGCGATTCGATGGTGGGGACGTGGATTGCCCTTGCGGCGATCGAGAGTCTGATGCAAGGTCGGGCGATCCCCGTCGACCTGAATGAACTCGACCATCCGACCCCGGAGGCCGCGTCGCCATGA
- a CDS encoding radical SAM protein: protein MSLAGARVAIIQDNAINESMGICDLAGYLGSKGVDTRLFLRREEPELGSELRRFGPDMVVVPCDLMGHNSALQSAREAKQAVDAPVVLGGTHPTFFHNIVLQPNVDYAFAGESEGVISDLLERRRDGADATDVQNLIWNDGGTPRLNPIRPFTLDLNAMPMPDREVYFRYDFMASFPAKKFSTGRGCQYSCGYCFNQAYKSMLESKKTFFRRKSGDRIAEEINAVRAKHPLKIVHFSDDLFASGEGWLHEFIETYKRRVGLPFSCNVFATSITDETIRFLKDGGCVSVAMGLELADDTLRRDIMNKPVTTDEIRHAAALVKKLGIRLVTFNILGVPWSSVDGDLDTLELNQQLGTDHTRVTVLVPYPVSAVSRKLMQDGYLVEDYEDRIYEIPDIPTWPAMSVFKRTDPDRTLRLYWLWPLMLKLKFSRKWMKRLVNSNLSWALAPFSFVISLVNEKKIFGFTWLDGIRYFLHVKNPAFKTANYVTFI from the coding sequence ATGAGTCTCGCCGGCGCGCGCGTCGCGATCATCCAGGACAATGCCATCAACGAATCGATGGGCATCTGCGATCTCGCCGGGTATCTGGGCAGCAAGGGCGTCGATACGCGCCTGTTCCTGCGTCGCGAGGAGCCGGAACTCGGAAGTGAACTACGACGATTCGGTCCGGATATGGTGGTCGTGCCGTGCGACCTGATGGGGCACAACTCGGCTTTGCAGTCGGCCCGCGAGGCCAAGCAGGCCGTGGATGCGCCGGTCGTGCTCGGCGGCACGCACCCGACGTTTTTCCACAACATCGTCCTGCAACCCAATGTCGATTACGCCTTCGCGGGCGAGTCAGAGGGCGTGATCTCGGACCTGCTCGAACGACGCCGCGACGGCGCAGACGCCACCGATGTTCAGAACCTGATCTGGAACGACGGCGGCACGCCGCGCCTCAATCCCATTCGTCCGTTCACGCTCGACCTGAATGCCATGCCCATGCCAGACCGGGAGGTCTACTTTCGCTACGACTTCATGGCGTCGTTTCCCGCGAAGAAATTCTCGACGGGACGCGGATGCCAGTATTCATGCGGCTACTGTTTCAATCAGGCGTACAAGTCGATGCTGGAGTCGAAAAAGACCTTCTTTCGCCGAAAGAGCGGCGACCGCATCGCCGAGGAGATCAACGCCGTTCGCGCGAAGCACCCCCTCAAGATCGTACATTTTTCGGACGACCTCTTCGCGAGCGGCGAAGGCTGGCTGCACGAGTTCATCGAAACCTACAAACGGCGCGTCGGCCTGCCGTTTTCGTGCAATGTCTTCGCCACGTCGATCACGGACGAAACGATTCGTTTTCTCAAGGACGGCGGTTGCGTGAGCGTGGCGATGGGCCTCGAACTCGCGGACGACACCCTGCGTCGCGACATCATGAACAAGCCCGTCACGACCGACGAAATCCGCCACGCGGCGGCTCTGGTGAAAAAGCTCGGCATTCGGCTCGTCACGTTCAACATCCTCGGCGTGCCGTGGTCCTCCGTGGACGGAGACCTCGACACCCTCGAACTCAATCAGCAGCTCGGCACCGATCACACCCGCGTGACGGTGCTCGTGCCCTACCCCGTCAGCGCCGTTTCGCGAAAACTCATGCAGGACGGTTACCTCGTTGAGGACTATGAGGACCGCATCTACGAAATTCCCGACATCCCCACGTGGCCGGCGATGTCGGTCTTCAAGCGGACCGATCCGGATCGCACGCTGCGCCTTTACTGGCTCTGGCCGCTGATGCTCAAGCTGAAGTTTTCGCGCAAGTGGATGAAACGCCTTGTGAACAGCAATCTGTCGTGGGCGCTCGCGCCGTTCAGTTTCGTGATCTCGCTCGTGAACGAGAAGAAGATCTTCGGTTTCACCTGGCTCGACGGCATCCGCTATTTCCTGCACGTCAAGAACCCGGCTTTCAAGACGGCGAACTACGTCACATTCATCTGA
- a CDS encoding glycosyltransferase family 4 protein, protein MIYILTPTNTQGTARPGETALTLEDLMRLRKSPFALLRRILFAPRSERCAAVVSDLRTHQRFFFIKLLCLLTRGSPREIVDLDGRTMPVRWGEFLTSDLPEMVVDLARAPFAMQGFKRGLSELLADTPAVRAIAPTADRTVWFYRTDLFFGVKAGGSVGHITGVCKGFTRLGFEVTAFAADALEFLRPHGIPVEVVPMRKAFRNFPELRTVAYEATFEGAMRDRARRSRPALVYQRLSLNNFAGAACARAWNVPFVLEYNGSEVWVSKHWGQTELRLAKWSLQAEDVCFRHADLIVVVSAVLRDELVARGVPADKILVNPNAVDPEIYDPARFDGREIAELRGSFGFTADHLVFGFVGTFSMWHGVEVLAEAIPRLVARRDDLRFLLIGDGPLHYPVREKIKAAGVGDRCVLTGLVPQMEAVRHLAACDAYLSPHVPNPDGSRFFGSPTKLFEYMAMGRAIVASDLEQIGEILAPDETALLVRPGDVDALVDAVLRLADDRDLRERLGKSARDTALREHTWDAHVQKILNALAARGGATSDSGSGIS, encoded by the coding sequence GTGATTTACATTCTCACTCCCACAAACACGCAGGGCACGGCGCGGCCGGGCGAAACCGCGCTCACGCTCGAAGACCTCATGCGTCTTCGTAAAAGCCCGTTCGCGCTGCTCCGACGCATTCTCTTCGCCCCGCGTAGCGAACGCTGTGCGGCAGTCGTCAGTGACCTTCGCACGCACCAGCGATTCTTTTTCATCAAGCTGCTATGTCTTCTCACGCGGGGATCGCCGCGCGAGATCGTCGATCTCGACGGGCGGACGATGCCGGTGCGTTGGGGCGAGTTCCTCACGAGCGATCTGCCCGAGATGGTCGTCGATCTGGCGCGCGCGCCGTTCGCCATGCAGGGCTTTAAGCGAGGGCTTTCGGAACTGCTCGCCGACACGCCCGCCGTTCGCGCCATCGCGCCGACGGCGGACCGGACCGTGTGGTTCTACCGCACGGATCTGTTTTTCGGCGTCAAGGCCGGGGGCAGCGTCGGGCACATCACCGGCGTCTGCAAGGGTTTCACGCGACTCGGGTTCGAGGTGACGGCGTTCGCGGCGGACGCCCTCGAATTCCTGCGTCCGCACGGAATCCCTGTCGAGGTCGTGCCGATGCGCAAGGCGTTTCGCAACTTTCCGGAGCTGCGGACCGTCGCGTATGAAGCGACGTTCGAAGGCGCGATGCGCGACCGCGCCCGGCGTTCGCGCCCGGCGCTCGTCTATCAGCGCCTGTCGCTCAACAACTTCGCCGGGGCGGCGTGCGCCCGCGCGTGGAATGTGCCCTTCGTGCTCGAATACAACGGCTCGGAGGTTTGGGTCTCGAAGCACTGGGGGCAGACGGAGCTGCGCCTCGCCAAGTGGTCGCTCCAGGCCGAGGACGTGTGTTTTCGCCACGCAGATCTCATCGTCGTGGTGTCGGCCGTGCTGCGCGACGAACTCGTCGCGCGCGGTGTCCCGGCCGATAAAATCCTCGTGAACCCCAACGCGGTCGATCCCGAAATCTACGACCCGGCCCGCTTCGATGGCCGGGAGATCGCGGAGCTACGCGGAAGTTTCGGCTTCACGGCCGACCATCTCGTGTTCGGATTCGTCGGGACGTTTTCGATGTGGCACGGCGTCGAGGTGCTCGCCGAGGCCATCCCTCGACTCGTCGCGCGGCGCGACGACCTGCGTTTCCTTCTGATTGGCGACGGTCCGCTGCACTATCCCGTCCGCGAAAAGATCAAGGCCGCGGGCGTCGGCGACCGATGCGTGCTGACGGGGCTCGTGCCGCAGATGGAGGCCGTTCGCCACCTCGCGGCATGCGACGCCTATCTGTCGCCGCACGTGCCGAACCCGGATGGAAGCCGTTTCTTCGGTTCGCCGACAAAGCTCTTCGAGTACATGGCGATGGGTCGCGCGATCGTGGCGAGCGATCTGGAGCAGATCGGCGAGATTCTGGCGCCGGATGAAACGGCGTTGCTGGTTAGACCTGGCGATGTTGACGCGCTCGTGGACGCGGTCCTGCGCTTGGCGGACGACCGTGATCTGCGGGAGCGTCTCGGAAAGAGCGCGCGCGACACGGCGCTTCGCGAACACACGTGGGACGCGCACGTCCAGAAGATTTTGAACGCGCTCGCCGCGCGCGGCGGTGCGACGTCAGACTCAGGATCGGGGATCTCATGA
- a CDS encoding glycosyltransferase family 2 protein → MSPDPVAAVPTDNVFDDVLFIVPAFNEAANIASVIEDLMTIAPPGNIVVVNDGSKDNTAEIAGRYPIRVVDMPFNMGVSMALRTGFQNAMVRGAKMAVQFDGDGQHVAREIERIVSPVARGECDVAVGVRLADQKSTSTLPRMIGSAALRILLRILTGSSYADPTSGFRAYSEDAIVRFVHHFPDDYPEVEGLVLAHKLHLRVREYPVQMRRRLGGRSSITFLSSIYYMVKVALASIVIVLRRY, encoded by the coding sequence ATGTCGCCCGATCCGGTCGCCGCAGTTCCCACCGACAACGTCTTCGACGACGTCCTGTTCATCGTTCCCGCGTTCAACGAAGCCGCGAACATCGCGTCGGTCATCGAGGATCTCATGACCATCGCGCCGCCGGGGAACATCGTGGTGGTGAACGACGGATCGAAAGACAACACAGCCGAGATCGCGGGCCGTTATCCCATCCGCGTCGTCGACATGCCCTTCAACATGGGTGTTTCAATGGCGCTGCGCACGGGATTCCAGAACGCCATGGTGCGCGGCGCGAAAATGGCCGTGCAATTCGACGGCGACGGACAGCACGTCGCACGAGAGATCGAACGAATCGTCTCCCCCGTCGCGCGAGGCGAATGCGATGTGGCGGTGGGGGTGCGTCTCGCGGATCAAAAATCGACGTCGACGTTGCCGCGCATGATCGGCTCGGCGGCCCTGCGCATCCTGCTCCGGATACTCACTGGGTCGTCCTACGCCGACCCGACTTCGGGATTTCGCGCCTACTCCGAGGACGCCATCGTCCGGTTCGTCCACCACTTCCCCGACGACTACCCCGAGGTCGAGGGGCTCGTGCTGGCGCACAAGCTGCACCTGCGCGTGCGTGAGTATCCCGTGCAAATGCGCCGCCGGCTCGGCGGGCGCTCGTCGATCACCTTCCTGTCTTCCATCTACTACATGGTCAAGGTCGCGTTGGCGTCGATCGTCATCGTCCTGCGGCGTTACTGA
- a CDS encoding flippase, whose product MFLANSAVTLICRVTTMGVGLISGIFVARYLHPEGKGILATLGVLTGTAIQLSHLGLPSANVHMAAKNRADAPALLANSLWWGLSVGGLIALGVFAAWLAAPDLLDGVNGPILAVALLAVPASLAALLLSNTAIGLELFFFYNILDVAVAVVGVFLNVGLLVLASAGAYELVWLATIGAWVTLAVLVYYLGKRHGLSIYPDFGLLRSSLTYGFHLWLTMLMSFLVLRIDTLVVNSVCGAEETGIYSVSVLAIDVLQLIPAAVGTVLFPRLSALDPEARNVAFVRVVQTFWPLLLAVAIVCGVVFAPFVRLLYGEPFVPAIGAFYILLPGTFFLSIQILVVNSLAARGDVRALPWLWAVTTVVNLGLTLLLVPKWGIAGAAWASTIAYTLIFVLMIGWHRHRWPQVSLSDMLVPRWSSFAFLWDETRRTFAALKPGR is encoded by the coding sequence ATGTTCCTCGCCAACTCCGCCGTCACGCTGATCTGCCGCGTCACGACGATGGGCGTCGGCCTCATCTCGGGAATCTTCGTCGCGCGTTATCTGCATCCCGAGGGCAAGGGCATTCTCGCCACGCTGGGCGTGCTGACGGGCACGGCGATCCAACTCAGCCATCTCGGGCTGCCGTCGGCCAACGTGCACATGGCGGCGAAAAACCGCGCCGACGCGCCGGCGCTGCTGGCCAACTCGCTGTGGTGGGGGCTTTCGGTCGGCGGCCTCATCGCGCTCGGCGTGTTCGCCGCGTGGCTCGCCGCGCCCGATCTGCTCGACGGCGTCAACGGGCCGATCCTCGCCGTCGCGCTGCTCGCCGTGCCCGCGTCGCTGGCCGCGCTGCTGCTCTCCAATACGGCGATCGGCCTGGAACTGTTTTTTTTCTACAACATCCTCGACGTGGCCGTCGCGGTCGTCGGGGTTTTTCTCAACGTCGGGCTTCTCGTGCTGGCCTCGGCGGGCGCGTACGAACTCGTCTGGCTCGCGACGATCGGCGCTTGGGTGACGCTCGCGGTTCTCGTCTACTATCTCGGAAAACGTCACGGCCTTTCCATTTACCCGGACTTCGGGTTGCTCAGGTCTTCGTTGACTTACGGCTTCCACCTGTGGCTCACGATGCTCATGAGCTTCCTCGTCCTGCGGATAGACACGCTTGTTGTCAACTCGGTGTGCGGCGCGGAGGAGACCGGCATCTATTCGGTGTCGGTGCTGGCCATCGACGTGCTGCAACTCATCCCCGCGGCAGTGGGGACCGTGCTCTTCCCGCGGCTCTCCGCCCTCGATCCCGAGGCCCGCAACGTGGCGTTCGTGCGCGTTGTGCAGACCTTCTGGCCGCTGCTCCTTGCCGTGGCGATCGTTTGCGGCGTCGTCTTTGCGCCGTTCGTGCGCCTGCTGTACGGCGAGCCCTTCGTCCCGGCGATCGGCGCGTTCTACATCCTGCTGCCGGGTACGTTCTTTCTGTCGATCCAGATTCTGGTCGTGAACAGCCTCGCCGCGCGGGGCGACGTTCGCGCGCTGCCCTGGCTTTGGGCTGTGACGACGGTCGTCAACCTCGGCCTGACGCTTCTGCTCGTTCCGAAGTGGGGGATCGCCGGGGCGGCGTGGGCTTCGACCATCGCGTACACGCTCATCTTCGTGCTCATGATCGGCTGGCACCGGCACCGGTGGCCCCAGGTGAGCCTCTCCGATATGCTGGTGCCGCGTTGGTCAAGTTTCGCTTTTTTGTGGGATGAAACGCGCCGGACTTTTGCGGCCTTGAAACCCGGTCGCTGA
- a CDS encoding alginate lyase family protein, which translates to MSLVSQALLVLRRDGPVAFATKAAAWGLDRFAGPIEVVRDRVLGTWPLDRDVPSVAPERRSRMRVLVDPDEIEARLTNLSSDAPAGHEAFLAEAEHVLHHRFTILGFGRFDLGHPIPWDRDVRSGISFGRQHHRRLRYVRGDDSDVKVPWEFGRMQELPVLAIAYRLTTDNAFAEKVFELIDEFCAKNPPRYGVQWTCAMEVGLRIFSIGLALSVLDGKPEWPCERWRVIDRLAIASGRYINDFLEYDPNLTSNHYLSDLLGLLAIGAAWPHLRDADKWFAFAHGEFEKEILKQFDREGPNFEGSLPYHRFSLEILVAAYRTAALAGRPFGAGFEARLRKAIEFARSAMYPDGRAPVIGDNDSGRVWRLVSRSGNDWRYLAHLDERLFGGASADGSPEVETRILWGAAATSREPAPARRDDGEYERRGRWFIHGANATIAISAGPLGQNGNGGHDHNDALAFTWWAGTREWCVDPGTYCYTLDPKWRNVFRSVRQHNTPFVDDEEPNPFDSHLLFTLRDVARATGRLKTGDGTWVSFEGEHHGYRRFTDPVGVRRTIEFDRSSGAVVVTDSFEAAGEHTFGQNLMVGHGVRIEDVEIAPEFAWEPLAPSRADLVARFRWSADGYTVYVFTDPDGFDEWAIEEAWLSFDYGHITPGRKCVRRARRKGSASLRFALAVFRDRQ; encoded by the coding sequence ATGAGCCTCGTGTCCCAGGCGCTGTTGGTGCTGCGTCGCGATGGCCCGGTCGCCTTCGCGACCAAAGCCGCCGCCTGGGGCCTGGACCGCTTCGCGGGACCGATCGAGGTGGTGCGCGACCGCGTGCTCGGCACATGGCCGCTCGACCGGGACGTCCCGTCCGTCGCTCCGGAGCGACGCTCCCGAATGCGCGTGCTCGTGGATCCCGACGAGATCGAGGCGCGCCTGACGAATCTCTCCTCGGATGCCCCCGCCGGCCATGAAGCGTTTCTCGCCGAGGCCGAGCACGTCCTACACCATCGATTCACGATTCTGGGATTCGGCCGATTCGACCTCGGCCATCCGATCCCCTGGGATCGCGACGTGCGTTCCGGAATCTCCTTCGGCCGCCAACACCACCGGCGATTGCGGTATGTGCGCGGCGACGACAGCGACGTGAAGGTGCCGTGGGAGTTCGGGCGCATGCAGGAGCTGCCGGTTCTCGCCATCGCTTACCGTCTGACGACCGACAACGCATTCGCGGAAAAGGTCTTCGAGCTGATCGACGAATTTTGCGCGAAAAATCCCCCGCGCTACGGCGTGCAGTGGACCTGCGCGATGGAGGTGGGTCTGCGGATCTTCTCCATCGGCCTCGCCCTCTCGGTTTTGGATGGCAAGCCCGAGTGGCCCTGCGAGCGATGGCGCGTCATCGATCGTCTCGCAATCGCCTCCGGTCGCTACATCAACGATTTTCTCGAATACGACCCGAATCTGACCAGCAATCATTACCTGTCCGACCTGCTCGGTCTGCTCGCGATCGGCGCGGCGTGGCCGCATCTGCGCGACGCCGACAAGTGGTTCGCCTTTGCGCACGGGGAGTTTGAAAAGGAGATTCTCAAGCAGTTCGATCGCGAAGGCCCGAATTTCGAGGGGAGCCTGCCGTATCATCGCTTTTCGCTCGAAATCCTCGTCGCCGCGTATCGCACCGCCGCGCTTGCCGGTCGGCCGTTCGGCGCGGGATTCGAGGCGCGGCTGCGAAAGGCCATCGAGTTTGCGCGGTCCGCGATGTATCCCGACGGCCGCGCGCCGGTGATCGGCGACAACGACAGCGGGCGCGTATGGCGGCTCGTTTCGCGGTCCGGCAACGACTGGAGATACCTTGCGCATCTCGACGAAAGACTGTTCGGCGGCGCGTCCGCGGACGGGTCGCCGGAAGTGGAGACTCGGATCCTCTGGGGAGCCGCGGCAACTTCACGCGAGCCCGCGCCGGCGCGTCGTGACGACGGCGAATACGAGCGGCGCGGCCGATGGTTCATCCACGGAGCGAACGCGACGATCGCCATTTCGGCGGGGCCGCTCGGCCAGAACGGAAACGGCGGTCACGACCACAACGACGCCCTCGCGTTCACCTGGTGGGCGGGGACGCGTGAGTGGTGCGTGGATCCGGGCACCTATTGCTACACCCTCGATCCGAAGTGGCGAAACGTCTTTCGATCGGTGCGCCAGCACAACACGCCTTTCGTGGATGACGAAGAGCCCAACCCTTTCGATTCGCATCTGCTCTTCACGCTGCGCGACGTTGCGCGCGCGACGGGAAGGCTCAAGACGGGTGACGGGACCTGGGTCAGTTTTGAAGGCGAACACCACGGCTATCGACGGTTCACCGACCCCGTCGGAGTGCGAAGAACAATCGAGTTCGACCGATCGAGCGGCGCGGTCGTCGTGACCGACTCGTTCGAGGCGGCGGGCGAACACACGTTCGGCCAAAACCTGATGGTCGGGCACGGCGTGCGCATCGAGGACGTGGAGATCGCCCCGGAGTTCGCCTGGGAACCGCTCGCGCCCTCGCGGGCGGATCTCGTCGCGCGTTTTCGCTGGAGCGCGGACGGGTATACCGTTTACGTGTTCACCGACCCGGACGGATTCGACGAGTGGGCGATCGAGGAGGCGTGGTTGAGCTTCGACTACGGCCACATCACGCCCGGCCGCAAATGCGTGCGTCGCGCGCGTCGAAAGGGAAGCGCCTCGCTTCGATTCGCGCTGGCCGTATTCCGCGATCGTCAGTAA